A window of Cuculus canorus isolate bCucCan1 chromosome 20, bCucCan1.pri, whole genome shotgun sequence genomic DNA:
ATTAGCTGAATTCATCCACAACTTACCTGAAAGCCAGCATCAAAGTTTCTAATCCATTTAAGATCTGCCAGTTGCAACAGGGAGCAAAATGTGATGCTTTCAGCATGCCACAAAGCTGGTGCCAACAAGCTCTGGCTCCAGAAGTCTGCTAGCCAAGGAAGCTGCTGGCCACAATGACTGGGAGCCAGATTTGCTTAAAAACCCTGCAACTCCTGTcccagaagacagaaaaaagcttCTAAGTGTTctctagaatcacagaaccattaaggttggaaaagaccgctaagatcatccagtccaacaccactgtgcctattaaaccatgcACCGAAGTGCCACGCTGACGTGTTTattgagcccctccagggatggtgactccaccgccgccctgggcagcctctgccagggcttcaccattcttccagtaaagaaatttttcctaatatccaatctaaatctcgCCTGGCGCAATTTGAGGCGCAATTTCCTCTCGTGCCCAGCTAACAATCAAAACCCAGCTGAGAAAGTCCGGCATTCACAAGTTCTCCATTTTGCCTAAATTCTCCGTGCTGGAGGAGCTACAGCCTTTTGCATTGATGGATTTCACATTCATGTTCAGTAACGGTCCTGTGCAGACATTAAAGGAAAACACTAAACTTCCCCGGCCAGCCTTAGGCTAACTTCAGAGGCTACATCACTGCATAATATTTAGCAGTTGGATCACAGTaattcatgaaaaaaagaaactgcaggacGCCCACAAGACATTCTCTACATATTTCCATGATCGGGGACATTTCTGCTGAATTACTGTTCatgtaggagaaaaaaagcaaccaagaCACTAACGAGGCTGTGTTTGGCCTGTATCTTTCTGCGTTTGGTCCGATGCTTTTCTCCTGTACACCAGGTACATAtgaattcaaacagaaaaggctGACAAAGAGAGTTAATAGCACCGAGTGGGTAAAAAACAGCATCACACCGCCACTTTGATGAAGAGAAGAGATGCTATTTACACTGTTGAATGTCTATTAAGTTAGCTCTTCCCCCAGACTCCACTAGAAAATGATGCAGAAGGGGCATTTATTAAGAAAATCCCTTTCTATCTCCTAGAGAGGTTTTGCCACCATTTATtatcaaacatatttttttcttaaacatgcTAAAAACCATGGGGTGTTGTGCTTGGGAACGATAAATGTAACAACAAAGATATTTCACTAATTTTTTGGCAATCAGAAGGCAGTGAAATATGCTTTTTAACTACAGTCGCCTGGCatggtatttttgtttttacagtaaaGCCAAAGAGGATTAGGACACACTGTACTAATTCACAAGAGCAGACAGTACCTGCTCCAAAGCTTTATCTTCCCAACAGACTGgacaaaacagcagcatttcaaaTGTACAGGTGAGGAAAGGAGGAACAAAGACACTAAGTGACTTGCTCAAGGTCACACAGGAATCTGCTGCAGGGCGAGGTTGAGCTCCCAAAGTCTCAGCCCACTCAGGCATtggaaaaagcaatgaaacaaGAGTATGTACTAAATTTGgcacagatttttaaatgatgtGTTGCTACAAGGGAACAAGAGCCTCCCCTCATACTGACCCAGACACCAAAGGAACCTATAAAGGAAAACTAGTTACTCACTCCACCCAGTCTATCTGATCACTTTATATTTCCTAAGTCAATAAGACCTTTCTTGGCCAGACGATCCAACCCACAATTTAGATCTTATTACAAATCAGACACACTAAACCACTTTCTCCCTCTGGCCGCAGAAGATAAAAGGCCAAGCAAGCAGGCAATATTTTGGTAACTGGCTTCATGTAACAGCTTTGGATTTTCTTAAAAGCCTCTGCATCGATCGTTTTCTTTAAATAGCAATGACTTATTGAGAAACCTTTTACCCATTTTAATGCACAAGTCTCCCTaagtagaaaagaaagcaaaaactgcTCTGCTTAGGCATATTTGTCAAATAGTTTTGGATACCTGGTCCTGGCAAAACACTCTGAAGTCAGAGTAAGTTAACACTGGTGCTGAAGGGCTAAGATGGGAAACTGAGATGTGGAGGAAATAAAGTGTGGACTGACAGAACAATACTGGGATTCAGCTCCAGCTAGCGTTTCAGCCGGCGGCACGAGCCAACACTGCAATGTGTATGTATCCAAAGGAGCTAAAAGCTCATGGCATGCAAAGTAGCGCAGCTCTCACGTGGTCTCTGCACAACTTGGGGCAAAAGGAATAGAGGAATTAATTTCATCAAGCCAAATCACCAACACCCTGCCGTTACATAAAAGCCTGTTTTCTGGGGAAAGTTTCCAAGGATGGTGTCATTTGGGCTGTTCTGATTAAAGTGACATAGCCGGGTTCAAGATGGGATAGCTATGTCAAAAACAAGCAGAGTACACGAGCTCTAATCCACcatgaaaaaagtaaaacaagcCTCCTCCTTTACCCAGTAAAGCATCTTCTGTGTCCCAACACAAAATCAAAGTGGTAGCATCTCTCTCAATGAAAAGGCAGGAGAGTGACTACCCTGTTTTCCAGGGATCTCGACAGAGCGCAGGAGTTTGAAGTCACACAGCCCATGCGAGAGCCTGAATGTATTTCACATCCAGACCTCCACACAGACTGCTGCTgacatttacatttcaaagcTCAGTTCTGTTGAGGAAGCACACAGCcttcttctctttaaaagcccgaggctttgtggtcctcaAGGACAGCTCTGCTGAGAGCCACAGCAATGGTCTCAGACCCAGAGCAGCCCCCCCTCCAGGCCCAGAGTGACTCAGAAGTGACAGCCTAAAAGGAAGCCTGTCCACtcagaaaccacaaaaaacagAATTGTATCAGTCTGCAATCAGCATTATTCATACCAGAATAGTTAAATTCAGTTATTTGGCATGGAGACAACATCACGGAGGGACACATCAACCTGGCCCACAcgaaaaacaagagaaaaggaaggaggcagCCTCCAACAGAAGCAGGCGGGTCTGAGAGTCTAAAAGGACCTCCACAGCTGCTAAGAGGTCCACTCCGTACGGACAGACGCGCTTGGCACAAGGTGACACATTCCCTATCTTCCCTGTGCAAACAGGAAGGGGGGAAGCTCTACACACTTTCCAACGGGCAGAGCACCCCTGTCCCCTGCGATCCTCGCTCTCAACGCTGCTCCAAGAAGCTGAACTGGTTTAAGCTGCGTGTGCACACATAACATACAGTGCTCACAGCgcaatttcctctcatctcagCTAATAAATCTCACAGTGCGTGTGCTTTTTCTGAACACAGATTTCATAAGCTGAATAAACTTTACGGAATACTTGATTGCCAAGGCAGCAAAACCTGGAAACCTGATGCCTGAGCACAGCCGGGCACTGCAGGCTCCAACACACACTCTAAGAAAGTTTAGTTTTCTCACTTCAGAGATCTTTTTACTGGCTTGCAACAAAGGCTCTTGGCTTACTGGCTCTGCAAGCTTTTCATTTAGCTTATCCTCAGGACCTTTTCCCTTGAAATCAACAGAGCAGAAGACAGGACAGAATCCTTCCACCCTCCCCAGCTCAGAGCACACCCTACCATCCAACTCTTgctttttcactggaaaaagtCTTGTTAGACTGACAAAACCACAAGGGTATGAGCAACAATTCATCAGTCTTTGGAAAGCCGTCTTATATTTCCATAGAAGCATCGGGAAACTCTCCCTCAAGTCGGGGCTTTGTTGTAGTGTCTCATTGCAGCTCGGAGTTTAAGAGAGAGAACATCTCCAGACACTTTGCCCTCAAACCACCGTCATGCCACAACCCTTTGGCTACGTTGACAAGCATGTACATGAACAAGACTTATCAGGAAGGTAATTTACACAGTCTTGGCCATTAGTTACCAGTTTTACAGTTGGAAATGAGACGGAGGAGGTGGTATTGTGGGAAGACAGATCACCTGTAAGCGCTCCAGAGGCCCCAACTTGGATACCTGTCCCCTACAGCTATTTGCCAGATCACTTTGAACAAAAATGTCAGCTCACAAGTAGATCCTTTTGGCCCAGAGCCTGTTTTCCAAGCAAAACCAGCAGTATCGGTTAAGGCCAGGCACTCCTACAGCTACTGACCTGCAGTGCAAGCAATCGCACCCTTCTGCTTCCCCGGGAGGAGGCGTCCACCCAGCACCTGAAGGTGACATCATGCACGTACCTTGGAAATGAGCTCATCGTGGTTGGCGAGATGAGCCCTGCAGTGAATGCAGCTGTAGGTCCTGTGGCACGAAGGCAGATATGCCTGGAAAGTCTTGGACCTTGTCATCTTCACCATTGGAGCCACTGAGCGCTGCGTGAACTCTGGGGTGGCCCAGGAGGCACTCCCGCAGGACGGGTCGCACGGGAAACACCGGAAGACACAGGTAAAGGCCGTGGTTTGGCAGGTGATGGGTGTGGGGCAGGCTCCACACGCTGGTGACCGCTTCAGAGGAAGAGATTCGGGCAGAGGGAACGGGGGACTTGACACAAACCtaagttcagaaaaaaagaagagagacgGAACACTCAGCTCACAAACGCACCAACAGTCTCTTAGCCCACAGAATGATCCAGCCTTTGATCGAGAGAACAGGGAAGAGACAGGGCAGCCAGGAGACAGGCGTGATGTCTGCAGAATAGATCAAGGAAGACGGTTTTATTCACAGCTCAGCCACTGACGAGCTGACTGCCCTCACATCTTCCTGCTTCTGTTATCTACCATCTTCCTATCGCTCCAATCACTATTCATTCTTCCAACACTTAATGGATTTGGAAGTGACTACAGAGCCACAAAGAGACTAAAATGATGATTTTCATCAAGCTAAATCTCCTAATGCCTCTGGAGAACTGCGTGTATTAAGGTCCAACTCTGCACCACCTCTTGGAGAAGCCGGGCTCTGCTAAAGAGAAAGGCGAGATCTGATGTCAGCCCTGCATGATTCACTGACGTGACacccaggagagctgggaactGGACACGGGTCTCCTCAGCCACCAGGAAAGCGTACCCATCACCAAACCAGTTCTCTCCATTCTGCCCTAGTTTCCACATGGGAAATGGAGGAGTATTTCATCACACCCTTCTTTAGAGCTCCCTGCAAGCTCCAAAGGTAGAAGCTACTCTATAAACTgctctctactttttttttttaacctaaacATCTGACAGCAGTCAAAGCAAGAACAGCCTCCAAAGACTATTCTTGATAGCAAGAGACAGTCCCAGAATGGAAACACCTTTCTACTATCCCACACCCATCTGACAGAACCTGCAAGGCAGCTCAAGTCTGGGTCTTTTTTTGTTGGCAGAAACCAGTTTTTCAGATCCCACATCTCTAACCCTTACCGGCTACAAGTGGTTCTTTTGAGGATGGAGGAAGCCCAAAGGCTCCAGGCAGCAGCTCGCCTCCCTCCCTGAGCCATGGCGTGCATGCATGCTCTAGAAATTAATCATGAACTCTGGCTGCTCCTCCCATGAGGATTTGTCTTTCCATAAAACATGCGATTGTGTTCAGTTTCTGAGTCTGCACTTTGTgtatcaaacactggaacaacACCAccccaaagaaaagaaaaacaagaaataaaaccccCGCACCTGACCTGCAATGGAAATTTCTGAAGTGGACTAACCAGAAAAGTACAAGAGCTTAAGAGCTGGTCTCTAAGCCACTGTGAGCAACTTCCCTGAAGCATAGCTGATGATCTTCCAGGTTAGAACAAAGTCAGCCCAGGTCACTACACCGCTAAAACAGCTCCCCAGAGTTTGCGTGCTAGGCtcgctctgctgctgctcagcgGAATGCACCTTCCTACAAGAAGCCCCACAACACACCTGGCTCAAAGTATGCCGTGGACTTGGACTGTTCTACACAAATCCATCTCTTTGGGTTGTTCAAGAGGAAACTGTCAAAACAGTGGGGTAAAAATCAACATCAATTGGTCAACTGAAGGGAGGACCCAAGAAAACTGTTGTGGGAAGCAGACGTGCAGAACTCATATGTGCGTTCCATTTAGACCATCTCTTCTGCCCAGTATTAGTATCAATCACAAGTATCTCACCACGACAGAACTGTCCAAGTTGTACTGGAAACCACCTCAGGCTGGGCACCCATTGCTGCTGTCTGCTGGAAAGTCAGACAGCGagatctgaaaaaaactcaTCCCTTCAGTACCAAAGTGCTATTTACAGAAACTCCCCTCTTCAGTACCGCTGCTCCTAAGTCTTCTGGTCATTGTTGAAAAAGAAGATTCAAAATACCCAGgttgctttctgcatttctgaaagcattaCCCACTGACCCCACTCTGCCGGCCAGGCAACCCCAAGAACTGGCCAGGCCACCTGCAAGCTTCCCAGGAAACAGACtgcatacaaatatatatatatataaaataagtatataaatatatacataaaggTTGTCATGGGCTCACACAGGCACCATTCGGTGCAGTCAAAGTCACGCTGTGCCCATGCAGGGTGCTCAACAGGATGCAGACACCAGCAAGGCAACAGGACACtcgtttttttttccccccatttctgaaacgtttttcttctgctctccagaaGGCAGCTCCCTTCCACTCACATGGGCAAGAAAAGCCTTACTCATCCTGCAAACTGCTGAGGAAGCACATCCATCATGATCATAACCGTCAGCACTTACATAGCACTTTGCAAACACCAACTAATCAGATTAACCTTTTCCAATTAAAGGCACAGTGAGAGCTTCAGAAGACCCATCCTGACACAGAAAGGCTCACTTCCCAGCCCGTTAGGAACTAAACCTCCTCTCGTTCGGGCAAAAGGGGTCTTGCCAGGAATTCATCCAGCCAAGCCGCAGCCCAGCAGACTGCCTGTGTGCTATCTAGTGCATAGCTGCAGCTCTGGATTTCAGCAAGACCTTTTACACCAGTGGCAGAAGTAAGAGAAGCCAGGCAGTGTTCACCTGTATCGGTTTGCAACAGGGCAGAAACAAGATGCAAAACCGAGCagaacctttcttttctgctgaataGGTGTAAGTGAAAGTAATACACCCCAGCCTTCCAGAACTAACCAAGTGCCAGCCTTTGCAGTCACAAAACAAGAGAACCATCCTCAAATTCAAAGCTCCTGATTCAGCAGCTGATACGCTATATCCCAGCCGTAACAGATCTCAGAGCTTGGAATTTGTCAGCCACGTGCTTTGTCCTCCAAGTGCAATGAAGCAGGAGACTGCGTGTGCTCTTTCTGGGGCCAACTGCAATTGGATTCCACGGCAAAGCACCAAGCCCTGTCTGAAAGGAACAGATTATGTTGGACAGACCAGCTGGAGGCAATTGCTTTACCCAATTTCTGAATGAGAAAACAGACTGTCTAAACCTTAGGATTCCATTGATCCGAATTGAAATGGTGCagtcctctctctctccttttcttcagcacCGACAGGTGcgtatacatacatacacacacaccaaCCATCAGTTTTACAGCTTCCACTCCATACTGCCGTgccaaacatttcttttctgactaaatgcccagcactgcagctggaggaagcagTCCCCAGGCATCCTCAAAGCCACACAGAGACAGAAGCGATACCCAACCAGAATAACATGAGCAATCCCTTCATTTCTTGTTTGCTGACACCTCTGTCCAGGCCTCCCAAGCATCAATGCTCTAGAAAAGCGAGTAAACCAGGAAATACTGCATTTATCCAACAGAGAAATGAATACGCACGCACACACAAACCCACTGCATGCAGCTTTCTGCAAAAGCATTTAATAAACATTCATTTATTTGACCTTATAACACATTTAACATCAGCCGAAACATCTGACCTTTTAGAagtagatgaaaaaaatattcaagtgaGACGATATCAGAGCACAGATTAATTACAGAATGCTCGGGGctgaagggacctctggaggtgctaaagcaggttcaccttGCAATCGAGATTCAATGCAATTCCTGTTCTCAGCACTGCGCTGAGAAGACAAATCAAACTGACTTCTCTGCTTAAGGCAGGGGAGAGAATAAAGATCTGTGAGCCGAAATCATGGCAGGGGGGAAACCTAGGTGAGAAACTGCCTTGAAAAGAATTTCACATAAGCTCATTTATGGTAGTTACACTTTATAAAGGCACTACCTCTGTGGGCTACCAGCCTGACTGCTCGTGTGTGCCGTCTGCCAAGAGCTCTGTCCTCACCAGACTAAGGGAGAAGAGGGATAAACAATAGGAAACATTCTCACATCCTATGAGCGCAGCTAGTAGCTTATGAGGATCCATTTCTCTCTTGAATAACATCTCAACATGTAAATTGGATCCATGGCTCTCAGCAATGCAAAAAACCAGCCTcctgtactttttttctgtcctagTAGCAAACATATTTGAATTAACTTACACGTAACAGCTAGCGGTGCATTTATCCTGCTGTAGAACAAAGGCATGGGGATGATTTCAGGCTGTGCTTCTGGGTTTTCAGAATGAGGAGTTAATGTTCATCGGCCTCACTGACTGAGGGCATTAGTGGAGTCATTccattaacttaaaaaaaaatatgctttgatTACTTTATCATTGCGCCTGATACTGCTAGAGAGACAGGCATCTGTCACCAGCAACATAAtccaatgtttttcttttaccaCTCTGCAGGAGGGATTTCTCTCTGGGATGGACACACGCAAGTCACTGGAACAGAGGTCTACGCAGATCAATTCGTCCGCAAGAAGTCAGGAAACTGGTCTGGGCAAAAGGAAAGGATTCTAGGGAAAATGCTTATCAACATTACTTATTGTGCTTATCAACATTATTAGAGGTGAATCAGTCAAATGCACTGTGCACGTTTGAGCTGCCCTGTTACATTTTAAGCAGATGCCAccttcacaaaggaaaaaccaGGACACACATTCTGCCATTCAGTCAACTTTTTGGTTTGGTATTCACCCTCCACCTGTTCAACAGTCACTTTGCCCATGAAGCTGTCAGCagttcaggaaacaaaaaagaaaaaaatgctaattgtGTGCCAATCCCTTGCTAGGCGAGGCTACTGCACGCACAAGTCCATATGCCACAAAAACTATCACCCATAAGCCTAACTTTGCATAAAATCCCTGTGCAAATGCAGCTCAGATGCAAATATTCCTCATCAGTCTGGTAGGACAAACAACAGGTTTGTTGGGTCTGAGGGTTTGTTTTACAGATTACTTGACTCTTACGACAAACTTTGGTCTGTTAAATCCTTATTAGAATCCAGCAAATGCTACAGAAGGCTGCCTGtagcagctttgaaaaaaatccatctgtttGGAAAGGCAGCCTTTcctctttgttctcttttctcattGATACAGAAAGAGCTGGAGATGCACTTATGCCAAATGCAATGAAAGCACAAGAGGAATTCGGTTTGGAGggttttctgtttctataaAGTCACAAACTGTAGCACTGTGTTGCTTCAGGGTCTAAGAAAAGGCTTGAGGTAAGCACGTTTGCTTACTGGGGTTTTCTTGACATGGAAATGACCGTACCATTGGTTAGCACCTTGCAGTTTGAAGAAGGAAGGCTAGTCTCTAAGGTGACATGCTGAAACTGGAGTCTGAGTTTAATGCCCAGTTTTGCTGGTCTTCCCTGTGGTATAAAAGTTTGGGTCAGAATGTCAGGCGCTGAACCCTCAAGAGACGCCTGGCACAGCTAAGGGGCCTTCCTACTCTGATGTAGCACCACCACAGAAGATCCTGGTGTGGGGCAGCTCTGGAGATCCTCACTGCTGCACGGGGCTGCAACAGCTTTGGGGAAGAATAAGCCAGAACAGCTGGAGGCAGGGGGGTAGGATGTACGCTATGGAAGGCCCTGAAAGAGAGGATGCCGGTTCTGAGTTCAAGCACAGAACACAAGGGAAAGCCAAGAAAGGAGTTTAAATAGCAGATGGGTGTACACAATGTACCTTTACTCCTTCGGTATCGCGTTTCTGAAGTGCACCAATTTCAAACACTTGATGACACCGCACGCAGCTCAGCAGCATGAGCACGATTGACAAAAGTCATTGCTGATACATGAACCCTAAGTGTCCTTCTCTAACCCCTGTGCTTCTTCAGCTCATCCTCCAAACCTTGCAAAGCCCTTGGAGACAGGAAGGTTGCAAGAGAAGTGGTGGAAGATGGCCAGCAGGAATCCTCTGCATCTACTTTTATCAAATACGTGGACACGATTGCAAAACAAATAACAGTATGGGGTGGGTTTCTCACTTAGACATCTCCAACTAGAAATCTATTTACCCCACTTTGCTTCTCTGGGTATCTCCTAGCAAGCCATCTCATTTCTGCGGGCCCTACATCTCTTCTGCACGCTGGAGACAGCACCTTTCCCCTTGGAAGCACTTCACGCACCTTGGAGAGAAGGATTGGGATGGACAGGTGCAGGAGGATGCAGCTACGGATGGAGAGAGCATCGCAGACAAACGCCAGGGAACCACTAGAGGGCATCAAGAAAGATCAGCAAAAGCAATCAAAGACTGCCTGGCCACAGAGAATAATCATGGACAGGCAGGACACAACCACAACATCACTGCGTTCCACATTCCACATCAGTACAAACATCAGAGCTGTAATTCTGCTGAAGAGCTATCGATACTAAACCCATCAAAACTGTCACTGCAATTATACCAATCGCGGTTTAGAGGTTGGggggtttgtttgtgtttttctttcttcccccctttttctaAACTGGCAATACGACGATCTACGGTCCATCACAACTCTTCTCACCAAAAACGACTCAGCACCCCTACAGCAAACGTCCTGGTGCCTATCTATGGAGAGGCTTTCTCTCAAGATGGCAAAGGTACACAAAAATGAGCTGAAACTTCAACAGCAATTCTTTAAAACTCACTTTGGGTTGAAACTTGTCACAAGTTGATCCAACTGCGTCACTGCATTCCACTATTAACCCACAGCTTGTTAATACCAATTGATCTTTGATAGAAGATATCAAATCAGTACGTGATTTGGATATGTTTCACTTATGATTTTACTTTAAATGGGGAACATCCACATCCCTGTATTTTCAGGTTCTCAAGTGCGACTGTGAGATGAGAAGCAAGGCCAGAGAACTCCTGCattcaaagcaaaagctttCGTGTACCGAGCTACAGTGCACAACtgactggaaaacaaaggaacaGGTTAAATTAACTCAGAGCAGACAGTGCAGAGATGCTTCTGTCCCGGCTGCAGACTCCAGAGACGAGACGGCCATGAGAACTCTCTGCCCGTCTTTGCAGACCGGAGGCTGGACTCTGACCACTCGGTGTCAGAACATCTCTCCCCACATATCAGAACAAAGCATGCTGTTCAAAGCCATCCACTTGGATACACCAGGCACCACTGGGAAGCAGGGGAGGGAAATCGTTCTGGAAATGTTTCATCAAATCATTCCCTTTACAACTTCATACAAAATGCATAGGACagtaaggacaggctgagagagttggggttgctcagcctggagaagagaaggctctgaggagaccttagagcagcttccagtacctgaaggggctacaggaaagctggggaggggctgttcacaaaggcttggaatgataggacaaggggcaatgggtacagaccggagaggggcagatttatactaggcataaggaggaatttcttcaccatgagagcggtgagaccctggaacaagttgcccagggacaccgtggctgccccatccctggaggggttccaggccaggttggatggggctggaagcccctgatgcagtgggaggtgtccctgcccatggcaggggggagaactggatggactttaaggtcccttccaaccctaactgttctatgattctatgacagacACCAGCTCACAGGGCTGGCTCCAGGATTAGTTACCTCTTCTGGGCTTGTCTCCAGAACGACACGAACACGGACTGCAAGATGAAGCCTTCGCCGCGGGATGACTGACAACTCTGCCTGAattctcttcccactctcctgCGAGTTGCCTGGCAGCAGTATCTTTGCAATGCAGAAGAGCCTGCGCTGCTGATAACGAGCAGCATGGTGAGTGTTATAGCTGCAAGCTGCCCACCTTCACCTCGCAGGTGCACTCCACCACAGCCAAATGCAATAACCAGCCACAATAGACACCAGCGTGCGTTACCGGATGCAGGAGGAAATGCACGTGTAGAAAAGCATTGTGGCTGGCCAGGACAAATTTGAGACAGCATACACTCTTTCTCCTACCAGCAAATCCCACTTGTGccacaaataaacaaaacctgcAAGCTGAACTGATTTACAACACAAATGACTCCGCTTCCTCCTTTACATTGCACGAGAACTCCTGGCAGCTTCCCCCGCAATGGGCTGAGTCCTCCATCCGAACTGCCCAAGCAGATATGATGCATTCAAGTGAGATAAGAACAGTGGCTCAAACACAAGACAAAATGAAGCTCTTCAATTCATACCCATCTTTCTGCCTAAAACCCCTATGCACTCAACCCGATGGTCACACCTGGAGTCACAGAGGACATCATACTTCACCTAGAATGTGCACATACAGTGTTTTACAAAACGAAACACAAGCCTTGTCTTGATACTCCTAGTGCCAACTTGAACTAAAGGCACCAAGGAAAAGCTCTTCCCATCCAACTGATCAGCTGACGACATTGACACGCTCTTcatcttcccagcttttcttcctcatttattTAGTTCTAGAATAGTTTAGCTATCTAAATTATCTCTTATCATtacatttctcttctgctccttaCATTGCTCTATTGTCTTCCTTTTTGGCAAGCAAAGGTATGACAGTGATTCAATTAATTTAGTCTGCTGTGTGGATCATCTGTTTCCCTGATAAAGGCTGGGTACTGACAGGGAACACGGTGAGAACATTTATCTATTGCAAGTATCCTTCCAATATTCTCAAAGTCATTTGTGGTTGAAAGAAGGATCTTCCATAGCTGCCTGTCAAAGCTCCCCTTGTCAAATTCCACAAGTTTTCACCTGCTCACAAACTCCATCTGCTCGGCCAGCTCTTCCCAGGAGCATCTTAACTCGCCTTGCACTGCCCAGAAGCGCATCTGTCACAGGAGACAGTGACTTAATTTTCTACTCTGAGCCCTCTACCTCTTATTCCAAGCAGAGCTGAGGATAAGATGTTGAATTCTGACAGATCTCTGCCAGTAACACTTTTTATGCAACAGTTACTACCTTAAGGAGGTACGTACTCCCCATGGCAGTTCCATCATCACCCTTCTAGCTTTCATTTAGCAACCCATATGTCAAGCGGGCAGAGTCAGGTGAAGAATTACAGCTTGAGTCTTCACATGACAGACACTTCATGACTAAATCTAGTTTAAGACGGTCAGGTCAGCTGTTACCTTGCCAGTTTTTGTCATTAGCTCTTCCTGGATATCCTCTGCAGCCTGCATGTTCCTGCCAAGGTATGTGAACTGACTCACCTCTTGCAGTGCTGTGCCTACTGACGCACACTTCAGCTGGGAGTTCCTGGGATTCTCGTTACGAtttcccacacacacacacacagttaaTTATTAactccatcttttttttgtgatgctggacaatctgtttttaataatatattgcTCGAGCCATCCTTTAG
This region includes:
- the YPEL2 gene encoding protein yippee-like 2 isoform X1, translated to MRGFCLERMCSVTSFLQSTPIDSVFVSSPPFPLPESLPLKRSPACGACPTPITCQTTAFTCVFRCFPCDPSCGSASWATPEFTQRSVAPMVKMTRSKTFQAYLPSCHRTYSCIHCRAHLANHDELISKSFQGSQGRAYLFNSVVNVGCGPAEERVLLTGLHAVADIYCENCKTTLGWKYEHAFESSQKYKEGKYIIELAHMIKDNGWD